From the Leptospira sp. WS60.C2 genome, one window contains:
- the clpS gene encoding ATP-dependent Clp protease adapter ClpS produces MSETKRKSYTDLNVELLEKEKQKKQLKKPDRYRVILINDDYTPQEFVVYVLAIVFRKSMEESRQIMWKAHTEGSAVCGVYSLDIARTKVQEVHKLADEAGHPLQCQLAKEE; encoded by the coding sequence ATGTCTGAAACAAAACGAAAGTCATATACAGATTTGAATGTTGAACTTTTAGAAAAAGAAAAACAGAAAAAACAGTTAAAAAAACCAGATCGTTATCGGGTGATTTTGATCAATGATGACTACACTCCACAGGAATTTGTGGTGTATGTTTTAGCGATTGTATTCAGGAAATCCATGGAAGAATCTCGTCAGATCATGTGGAAGGCTCATACGGAGGGATCTGCAGTCTGTGGAGTGTATTCTTTAGACATCGCCCGTACGAAAGTACAAGAAGTACACAAACTCGCCGATGAGGCGGGACACCCTTTACAATGCCAATTGGCAAAGGAGGAATGA
- a CDS encoding SpoIIE family protein phosphatase: MDSWGNISFDFYTFGSLVGVIFTFYNAQLFLTIKEKSEATYNLGMATLWLGLFHFGYLVNFSFMGPASAYMRWFVIIGAMAGSVYLTGFFLSYPEVYFPRLKKYFFSVLSVIVVLVTACFVYLSLSTGRLFFFSGHYWDFPLPIFYKAYALIVFVFFLSFTILAIFQIFKMPKESRFTLISILISFMLVTMIPGYLNVLSRDGAIGRGLYQTITDLVLVVGLFVANVVYINNTKDKTTILSRIIGISLASFLLILQLVAYSVIQQTESNYDLVHTARAKNYIAGLETDQIPSFHSTYDIQNQTIIKTQGLEETNVSPDLYQAEFWNVWALEKVLSWETSTTWKEDTIELLSTLPETSKGYSKEIFRLLEEGGLESPKDLIGAIESEKRKILYMRNKLREIPVNNFSEKANGLLQNETGALSGFYAEARSVLASDRTEEEKFKILDQMFSPMPNHGERNYRGQVKFDTKDPKYSFYVSYMIVDKKNALVHEVGYPYSDYRKFQHEVTLPWIIGLVSLVIIVILGYRLFFLIALIRPIEQIIEGLTEVNSGNLEYRLSVHVEDDIGFMARSFNRMVRSIQAARKKLQQYAEQLELKVQERTKELETTLKEVQSLKHQQDGDYFLTSLLLQPFNVNHAMHQNVMVDFLLEQKKKFTFKQYEKEIGGDLNIANQIILNNRSYTVFLNADAMGKSMQGAGGALVLGSVFESIITRTQLLSEARNTYPERWIKNTFLELHKIFEGFDGSMLVSLVLGVIDNETGLLYFINAEHPWIVLYRDGIASFIENELMFRKLGTSGVQGNLYIKTFQLEAGDILIAGSDGRDDLLITHTEDGKRVINEDERLFLKMVEAGKGELDKIYEEMSKFGTLTDDLSLLRISFIEEKERNKIEKEKLKEIQNLLLKAKEASDSADLQEAVTYLEKAHSLEENIPEIKKKFIQLYLKLKDYGKAKKMAKDYSVLRPMDTEIMYITAFCARKVADIKTAIDFGERVRLRDPNHVKNLINLGQTYLADKNYARAENILSSALELDPENPSLLRLIEHIRKKQLKQEEIR; this comes from the coding sequence ATGGATTCTTGGGGAAATATTTCTTTTGATTTTTATACGTTCGGTTCTCTTGTCGGAGTTATATTTACATTTTATAATGCACAGTTATTCTTAACTATCAAAGAAAAGTCAGAAGCAACTTATAACTTAGGAATGGCGACTCTCTGGCTTGGGCTTTTCCATTTTGGTTATTTAGTCAATTTTTCATTTATGGGACCAGCGTCTGCTTACATGCGGTGGTTTGTCATCATTGGTGCTATGGCTGGATCGGTTTATTTAACTGGTTTTTTCTTAAGTTATCCAGAGGTATATTTCCCTAGACTCAAAAAATATTTTTTCTCAGTTCTCAGTGTTATCGTTGTATTGGTAACGGCTTGTTTTGTCTACTTGAGTCTCTCTACAGGACGATTGTTTTTTTTCAGTGGGCATTATTGGGATTTTCCACTTCCTATTTTTTACAAAGCGTATGCATTGATTGTTTTTGTATTTTTTCTTTCCTTTACTATCCTTGCCATCTTTCAAATTTTTAAGATGCCCAAAGAGTCCCGATTTACACTCATCAGTATTCTTATTTCCTTTATGCTCGTCACCATGATTCCAGGGTATTTGAACGTATTGTCGAGAGATGGTGCTATTGGTAGGGGTTTATACCAAACCATTACTGATCTTGTTCTCGTGGTTGGTTTGTTTGTGGCAAACGTGGTCTATATCAATAATACAAAGGATAAAACCACCATCCTTTCTCGGATCATTGGCATCTCACTTGCATCGTTTTTGTTGATATTACAATTAGTGGCATACTCTGTCATCCAACAAACAGAATCTAATTATGATTTGGTGCACACGGCCAGAGCAAAAAATTATATTGCAGGGTTGGAAACAGACCAAATTCCAAGTTTTCATTCTACATATGATATTCAAAATCAAACGATTATCAAAACCCAAGGATTAGAAGAAACGAATGTTTCTCCCGATTTATATCAGGCAGAATTTTGGAATGTGTGGGCACTAGAGAAGGTTTTGTCATGGGAAACATCGACTACCTGGAAAGAAGACACGATAGAACTCTTAAGCACGTTGCCCGAAACAAGCAAAGGGTATTCAAAAGAAATCTTTCGTTTATTAGAAGAAGGTGGGTTGGAAAGTCCCAAAGATTTGATTGGTGCCATTGAATCTGAAAAACGAAAGATTCTATACATGCGTAACAAACTGAGAGAAATTCCGGTGAACAATTTTTCTGAAAAAGCAAATGGGCTTCTTCAAAATGAAACGGGAGCTTTGTCTGGATTTTATGCGGAAGCTAGGAGTGTATTGGCATCGGATCGAACAGAAGAAGAAAAATTCAAAATTTTAGACCAGATGTTTTCCCCAATGCCAAATCATGGCGAGAGAAACTACCGCGGCCAGGTAAAATTTGATACGAAAGATCCAAAATATTCGTTTTACGTTAGTTATATGATTGTGGATAAAAAAAATGCACTGGTACATGAAGTGGGTTATCCTTATTCCGATTACCGTAAGTTTCAACACGAGGTGACTTTACCATGGATCATTGGTCTTGTTTCCCTTGTTATCATCGTGATTTTAGGTTATCGATTGTTCTTTCTGATTGCTCTCATTCGTCCTATCGAACAAATCATTGAAGGATTGACGGAGGTAAATTCGGGGAATTTAGAATATCGATTGAGTGTCCATGTCGAAGATGACATTGGATTTATGGCTAGATCGTTTAACCGAATGGTTCGATCCATTCAGGCTGCACGTAAAAAATTACAACAATATGCCGAGCAACTTGAATTAAAGGTTCAAGAACGGACAAAAGAATTAGAAACTACACTTAAAGAAGTCCAGTCATTAAAACACCAACAAGATGGTGATTATTTTTTAACTTCATTGTTGTTACAACCATTTAATGTCAACCATGCGATGCACCAAAATGTAATGGTTGATTTTTTATTAGAACAAAAGAAAAAATTCACCTTCAAACAATATGAAAAAGAAATTGGTGGTGATTTGAACATTGCCAACCAAATCATTTTAAATAACAGATCGTATACTGTTTTTTTGAATGCAGACGCCATGGGGAAATCTATGCAAGGAGCAGGTGGTGCACTTGTCCTTGGGTCAGTATTTGAATCGATCATCACACGAACACAACTTTTAAGCGAAGCAAGGAATACGTATCCAGAACGATGGATCAAAAATACCTTTTTAGAACTGCATAAAATCTTTGAAGGTTTTGATGGTTCGATGCTTGTATCTTTGGTTTTAGGTGTCATAGATAACGAAACGGGACTTCTTTATTTCATCAATGCTGAACATCCTTGGATTGTATTGTATCGAGATGGAATAGCGAGTTTCATTGAAAATGAATTGATGTTTCGAAAATTGGGAACTTCTGGGGTGCAAGGAAATTTATACATCAAAACCTTTCAATTGGAAGCTGGTGATATTCTCATAGCAGGTTCAGATGGTCGTGATGACCTTCTCATCACCCATACGGAAGATGGAAAACGTGTGATCAACGAAGACGAACGTCTGTTTCTAAAAATGGTAGAAGCAGGAAAGGGGGAACTTGATAAAATTTATGAAGAAATGTCTAAATTTGGTACCCTTACTGATGATTTGTCCTTACTTCGAATTTCTTTCATTGAAGAAAAAGAACGAAATAAAATCGAAAAAGAGAAACTGAAAGAAATTCAAAACTTACTTCTAAAGGCAAAAGAAGCCAGTGATTCTGCCGATTTACAGGAAGCCGTCACGTATCTGGAGAAGGCACATTCGTTAGAGGAAAACATTCCCGAAATCAAAAAGAAATTCATCCAGTTGTATTTGAAGTTAAAAGACTATGGAAAGGCAAAGAAGATGGCCAAAGACTATAGTGTCCTTCGCCCGATGGATACCGAAATCATGTACATCACAGCCTTTTGTGCCAGAAAAGTTGCTGATATCAAAACGGCAATTGATTTCGGAGAAAGGGTTCGGTTACGAGATCCTAACCATGTCAAAAATTTAATCAATTTAGGACAAACTTACTTGGCAGATAAAAATTATGCGAGGGCTGAAAATATCCTTAGCTCTGCCTTGGAACTCGATCCTGAAAATCCAAGTCTTTTGCGTCTGATCGAACACATTCGGAAGAAACAATTGAAACAAGAAGAAATCCGTTAG
- a CDS encoding Hsp20/alpha crystallin family protein yields the protein MNALTKENKQELIDKTESKDSKPQVRVYSPNVDVYETEDAILFRVEMPGVDETSVEITIEKDQLQLEGKFQISEEGRGQVRLAEYKEGNYFRRFTIGKAINSEKAVAKMKNGILELSLPKMEPKKTKIEIQRT from the coding sequence ATGAATGCACTTACAAAAGAAAACAAACAAGAATTAATAGATAAGACGGAAAGTAAGGATAGCAAACCACAGGTGAGAGTGTATTCTCCGAATGTGGATGTATATGAAACAGAAGATGCGATTCTTTTCCGAGTCGAGATGCCCGGAGTGGACGAAACATCAGTGGAGATCACCATTGAAAAAGACCAACTCCAATTAGAGGGTAAGTTCCAAATTTCAGAAGAAGGAAGAGGGCAAGTGCGATTGGCAGAATACAAAGAAGGGAACTACTTCCGACGTTTTACCATAGGTAAAGCCATCAATTCTGAAAAAGCGGTTGCGAAAATGAAGAACGGAATTTTGGAACTCTCGCTTCCGAAAATGGAACCGAAAAAAACAAAAATTGAGATCCAAAGAACTTAA
- a CDS encoding Hsp20/alpha crystallin family protein, translating to MLFRILDPQTKANQFWRDFDRLNDELTRSILDSQFGSSSHFPPVNVYTKEDEALVTCLLPGMETDQIEINVKDNMLSLHGKKKAEELAEGTEVHRREIFHGEFHRTLELPFRVNQEQVSAKYSNGVLSIHLPRREEDKPKKVSISVG from the coding sequence ATGTTATTTCGAATTCTAGACCCACAAACCAAAGCAAACCAGTTCTGGAGAGACTTTGATCGTTTGAACGATGAGTTGACTCGTTCCATATTGGATAGCCAATTCGGAAGTTCTTCGCATTTTCCTCCTGTCAATGTCTATACCAAAGAAGACGAAGCTCTTGTGACCTGCCTATTGCCAGGAATGGAAACAGACCAAATCGAAATCAATGTAAAAGACAATATGCTTTCCCTTCACGGAAAGAAAAAGGCAGAAGAACTGGCCGAGGGCACGGAAGTACATCGAAGAGAAATTTTCCATGGAGAATTTCATAGAACCTTAGAATTACCGTTCCGTGTGAACCAAGAACAAGTGTCTGCAAAATATTCGAATGGAGTACTAAGCATCCACTTGCCTAGAAGGGAAGAAGACAAACCAAAAAAAGTTTCCATCAGTGTTGGATAA
- a CDS encoding DedA family protein: protein MLDSIPFDALFQEILELPPLVLWIFFCFSNFLENLFPPWPGDTITVFSGFISSTEQSPISFGSVVFATFLGNLLGGLVMYFFGERFLLFLKRTKIPFLSSLYHEENLRRTLVWFRKYEIVVVLLSRFSAGIRFFVSIVAGMSKMNIIKFVILYSVAISLWCGILLTGGLLLGSNWNQIIVILSYYNQTIGVILFVIFLYLLYQMFKKSNRKLT from the coding sequence GTGTTGGATTCCATTCCGTTTGATGCTCTATTTCAGGAAATTCTCGAATTACCTCCGCTCGTTCTCTGGATTTTTTTCTGTTTTTCCAATTTTTTAGAGAATCTCTTCCCACCTTGGCCCGGGGACACCATCACCGTTTTTTCTGGATTCATTTCTTCCACGGAGCAATCCCCGATTTCCTTTGGTTCCGTTGTCTTTGCAACCTTTCTTGGCAATCTTCTTGGTGGCCTTGTGATGTATTTTTTCGGCGAACGGTTTTTGTTATTTTTAAAACGAACTAAGATTCCTTTTCTCTCCAGTTTGTACCACGAGGAAAATCTAAGGAGAACTTTGGTCTGGTTTCGTAAATATGAGATCGTTGTTGTGCTTTTGTCTCGCTTCTCTGCCGGGATTCGATTCTTTGTTTCGATTGTGGCTGGTATGTCCAAAATGAACATCATTAAATTTGTGATTTTGTATTCAGTTGCAATTTCATTATGGTGTGGTATACTGCTTACTGGAGGTTTACTCCTTGGTAGTAATTGGAATCAAATCATTGTTATACTTTCTTACTACAACCAAACCATCGGCGTGATCCTTTTTGTCATTTTTTTATATCTGCTTTATCAAATGTTTAAGAAATCAAATAGAAAGTTGACATGA
- the clpA gene encoding ATP-dependent Clp protease ATP-binding subunit ClpA — protein MNFSSDLEKTLEVAQKEASKYHHEFITLEHLLYGLTFNEKTKDVLINVGCDLDLLRKELLEYFEDDLSSIAVPNLKIQPKYTVGVQFVIQFAAFHVQNSGKEEVDGNNVLVALFREEDSQACYLLAKQDIKRLDVIKYISHGVKKDKDSLEPDFSETEEELEEGSESQTKQSALDKFCVNLTEKARLGKLDPCIGRENEIQRTIHILSRRRKNNPIFVGEAGVGKTSIVEGIAERVVEGKVPKSLLGIEIYSLDMGLVMAGTKFRGEFEERLKAILQELVGKPEKVIFIDEIHTIVGAGAVSGGSLDASNLMKPALANGELKCIGTTTYKEYKSIFEKDHALSRRFQKIEVVEPSREDAIQILNGLKPKYESFHGVQYSTKAIEACVDLSTLHLRDRFLPDKAIDLLDEAGAFVKLRDENKEKAKKSVGISEIETLVAKIAKIPEKTVKADDKKKLETLDVEMKTVVFGQDHAIEQIVDAIHYSRSGLGDESKPIGSFLFVGPTGVGKTEVAKTLADKMGIEFLRFDMSEYMEKHSVSRLIGSPPGYVGYDQGGQLTDAIAKSPHCVLLFDEIEKAHEDIYNILLQVMDHATLTDSTGKKADFRNAILILTTNTGAQESSKPLLGFDTDRYDDRSLKAIERTFTPEFRNRLTAVIQFNALSVTIVEQVVKRMFKTLQDKAKEKGIHLNLSESAVRHLAETGYDRSMGARPIQRIINSEIGKPLSKKILFHKDKVKTYLVDLVTVDGTSKLEIREGE, from the coding sequence ATGAACTTTTCATCCGATTTAGAAAAAACACTAGAAGTTGCACAAAAGGAAGCTTCTAAATACCACCATGAATTTATCACCTTAGAGCATTTGTTATATGGACTTACCTTCAACGAAAAGACAAAGGATGTTCTTATCAATGTTGGTTGTGACCTAGATTTACTTAGGAAAGAATTACTGGAGTATTTTGAAGATGATTTGTCTTCGATTGCCGTGCCCAATCTCAAAATCCAGCCTAAGTATACGGTTGGTGTGCAGTTTGTGATTCAGTTTGCTGCCTTTCATGTCCAAAACTCAGGCAAAGAAGAAGTGGATGGAAACAATGTGCTTGTGGCACTCTTTCGCGAAGAGGACAGCCAAGCGTGTTATCTCCTCGCAAAACAAGACATCAAACGGCTCGATGTCATCAAATACATTTCTCATGGAGTGAAAAAAGACAAGGATTCCTTGGAACCTGATTTTTCAGAGACAGAAGAGGAATTGGAAGAGGGAAGTGAGTCCCAAACAAAACAGTCTGCCTTAGATAAGTTCTGTGTGAATCTGACAGAAAAAGCAAGGTTAGGAAAATTGGATCCTTGTATCGGTCGTGAGAATGAAATCCAAAGAACGATTCACATCCTCTCTAGACGAAGGAAGAATAACCCAATCTTTGTGGGGGAAGCTGGTGTTGGAAAAACATCAATTGTGGAAGGAATTGCGGAGCGGGTGGTAGAGGGAAAGGTCCCCAAGAGTTTACTTGGAATTGAAATTTATTCTCTTGATATGGGTCTTGTGATGGCAGGTACCAAATTCCGGGGTGAGTTTGAAGAGAGGCTAAAGGCCATATTACAAGAATTAGTTGGAAAGCCAGAGAAGGTTATTTTTATTGATGAAATCCACACCATAGTGGGAGCCGGTGCTGTTTCTGGAGGAAGTTTGGATGCATCCAACCTGATGAAACCAGCTCTTGCTAATGGAGAACTCAAATGCATTGGAACTACGACTTACAAAGAATACAAATCCATCTTTGAAAAAGACCATGCTCTTTCTCGTCGGTTTCAAAAAATTGAAGTGGTGGAGCCATCAAGAGAAGATGCCATCCAAATTCTAAATGGTTTAAAACCAAAATACGAATCCTTTCATGGAGTCCAATACAGCACGAAGGCAATTGAAGCTTGTGTAGATTTATCAACCTTACATTTGCGGGACCGATTTTTGCCAGACAAAGCCATCGATCTGTTAGACGAAGCGGGAGCCTTTGTCAAACTCCGAGATGAAAACAAAGAAAAGGCAAAAAAGTCCGTTGGCATCTCCGAAATTGAAACTCTCGTCGCAAAGATAGCCAAGATCCCAGAGAAAACCGTAAAGGCCGATGATAAAAAGAAATTGGAAACACTCGATGTAGAGATGAAGACTGTGGTTTTTGGCCAAGACCATGCCATCGAACAAATTGTAGATGCAATCCATTATTCTCGTTCTGGGCTTGGGGATGAAAGTAAACCCATTGGTAGTTTCCTATTTGTGGGTCCAACGGGAGTTGGAAAAACAGAGGTGGCAAAAACTCTGGCAGACAAGATGGGAATTGAGTTCCTTAGGTTTGACATGAGTGAATACATGGAAAAACACTCCGTCTCACGCCTCATTGGTAGCCCGCCAGGCTATGTAGGTTATGACCAAGGAGGGCAACTAACCGACGCCATCGCCAAATCACCTCACTGTGTATTACTTTTTGATGAAATCGAAAAAGCACATGAAGATATTTACAATATCCTTTTGCAAGTGATGGACCATGCCACCCTAACCGATAGCACAGGAAAAAAAGCCGATTTTCGCAATGCGATTCTCATTTTAACAACGAATACGGGTGCTCAGGAAAGCTCCAAACCGCTCCTTGGTTTTGATACGGATCGTTATGATGACAGGTCTCTCAAAGCAATTGAAAGAACCTTCACTCCTGAGTTCCGAAACCGGCTCACAGCTGTGATTCAGTTCAATGCCCTTTCTGTCACAATCGTAGAACAAGTAGTGAAACGAATGTTTAAGACCTTACAAGATAAGGCAAAAGAAAAAGGAATTCATTTGAATCTTTCAGAATCAGCAGTTCGCCATTTAGCAGAAACAGGGTATGATCGTTCTATGGGTGCAAGACCCATCCAGAGAATCATCAATTCCGAAATTGGAAAACCACTCTCTAAAAAGATTCTATTCCACAAAGACAAGGTAAAAACTTATTTAGTGGATCTTGTGACCGTAGATGGGACATCAAAATTGGAGATTCGGGAAGGAGAGTGA
- a CDS encoding AI-2E family transporter has product MNWIKNKNETIVYILLAGIFLATCFTLFFVFKPFLWASFLALLFYLTTRKLHKRLKNLLGVKFHGLSPYIMVILMLACVFIPSYLIVSTLIRESLNLVSYVRNQLTEESIVALLLNSPMLTDFFTENEFFWIKLPIMYREYVGQHMDILNLDSIYSLLKNSSGFLLGSFEVPGAIIFNGFFTFILLFFLYKEGSRMEHALFLLLPFPTEIEERLGRRIEEAIRTVMMGNLFISLLQGAFIYVLLLFTSVSNKFLLSSIATIFSLIPVVGTSVVWFPIGLYIGLVQENWTGSVLFMIFGAASYLILENFVKPKILDKKLKTHPFLIFLSLIGGLQEFGVAGIIIGPMALTLVIILWDFWKIFRETRFQTT; this is encoded by the coding sequence ATGAATTGGATTAAAAATAAAAACGAAACCATTGTCTATATCTTGCTTGCAGGAATTTTTCTTGCGACTTGTTTCACTTTGTTTTTTGTTTTTAAACCTTTTTTATGGGCAAGTTTTCTCGCCCTTCTATTTTACTTAACCACAAGGAAATTACACAAACGATTAAAAAACCTATTGGGAGTCAAATTTCACGGTTTATCTCCTTACATCATGGTAATTCTAATGCTCGCTTGTGTTTTTATTCCTTCTTACTTAATTGTTTCAACTCTCATTCGTGAGTCATTGAACTTAGTGAGTTATGTAAGAAACCAACTGACAGAAGAATCAATTGTGGCTCTTCTACTGAATAGCCCTATGCTCACTGATTTTTTTACGGAAAATGAATTTTTTTGGATCAAACTTCCCATTATGTATCGTGAATATGTGGGACAACACATGGACATTCTCAATTTAGATTCCATCTACAGTTTGTTAAAGAATTCTTCAGGATTTTTACTGGGATCATTTGAAGTTCCAGGTGCCATAATCTTCAATGGATTTTTTACCTTCATTTTACTCTTTTTCCTTTATAAAGAAGGAAGTCGAATGGAACATGCTCTGTTTTTATTATTACCATTCCCGACAGAAATTGAAGAACGCCTTGGCCGTAGAATCGAGGAAGCAATTCGAACCGTTATGATGGGTAATTTATTTATTTCATTATTGCAAGGTGCTTTTATCTACGTTCTCTTACTCTTCACTTCTGTTTCCAACAAGTTTTTACTTTCCAGCATAGCAACCATCTTCTCCCTCATTCCTGTTGTAGGGACTTCGGTCGTTTGGTTTCCCATCGGTCTCTACATTGGTCTTGTCCAAGAAAATTGGACTGGCAGTGTTTTGTTTATGATCTTTGGTGCAGCGAGTTACTTAATTTTGGAAAACTTTGTAAAACCCAAAATTTTAGATAAAAAACTCAAAACGCATCCTTTTCTTATCTTTTTATCTTTAATCGGCGGATTACAAGAGTTTGGTGTTGCTGGGATCATTATTGGACCTATGGCACTTACACTTGTTATCATCCTTTGGGATTTTTGGAAAATTTTCCGCGAAACTCGATTTCAAACAACCTAA
- a CDS encoding RidA family protein encodes MAITEHLNALGIQIPPVPKALAAYIPSKRTGNLIFTSGQLPLREGKLQKTGKVGKNVSLEEAKDEARQCVLNALSTLLLHIPSLDHVKSIVKLGVYVASAENFIEQHLVANGASELLSQIFGEQGKHARFAIGVSSLPLDASVELEMTVEVE; translated from the coding sequence ATGGCAATCACGGAACATCTAAATGCACTTGGGATCCAAATCCCACCAGTACCAAAGGCCCTTGCGGCCTATATTCCTTCGAAACGGACAGGGAATTTGATTTTTACATCCGGCCAACTCCCTTTGCGTGAGGGTAAATTACAGAAAACCGGGAAGGTGGGAAAAAACGTAAGCCTGGAAGAGGCAAAAGATGAAGCAAGACAATGTGTGCTAAACGCCCTCTCCACACTCCTATTGCACATTCCTTCTCTGGATCACGTGAAATCGATTGTAAAACTAGGAGTTTATGTGGCGAGTGCAGAAAACTTCATAGAACAACACTTAGTTGCCAATGGTGCTTCAGAACTTCTCTCTCAAATTTTCGGAGAACAAGGAAAACACGCACGTTTTGCCATTGGTGTTTCCTCACTTCCGCTAGATGCTTCCGTCGAACTGGAAATGACAGTGGAAGTAGAATGA
- a CDS encoding GNAT family N-acetyltransferase, which yields MDETIKIGISHSFLEFQKEEWNPLVPSDSPFQEYEFLVGLEETGCIAKNDWFPVLVSAKQEGKLLGVLPTYLRKDSYGEYIFDFQWANAFHRAGIPYYPKLTVAVPFTPVTGSRILLHPSCSDVTKQELAEKMLEVLRNFGKEENVSSIHLLFCKKEEQALSGRLGFAPRLSHQYHWFNKGFDNFEEFLGTLVKERRKSIRSERKKIGESGLSIETITGNSISESHADLFYEFYSDTHSKKWGQPYLNRKFFFRMVETFRHRLLLVLAKKPNGDPIGGSWNVYRDGFLFGRYWGALEYVPNLHFECCYYRLIDFAIEHKMERVEAGAQGEHKFLRGYETVPMYSSHYIYNEQGRSAIEAYLEKEILMEQENIAAYNAHSPIKSLREG from the coding sequence GTGGATGAAACAATCAAGATAGGGATTTCTCATAGTTTTTTGGAGTTTCAGAAGGAGGAATGGAATCCGCTTGTTCCTTCTGACTCTCCATTCCAGGAATATGAATTTTTAGTTGGTTTAGAAGAAACCGGCTGTATTGCCAAAAATGATTGGTTTCCCGTTTTGGTTTCTGCAAAACAAGAGGGCAAACTTTTGGGAGTACTCCCAACCTATTTGCGAAAGGACTCATATGGGGAATACATTTTTGATTTCCAATGGGCCAATGCATTCCATCGGGCTGGAATTCCATATTATCCTAAATTGACGGTTGCCGTTCCGTTCACTCCTGTTACCGGTTCTAGAATTTTACTCCATCCCAGTTGTTCAGATGTCACCAAGCAAGAGTTAGCTGAAAAAATGTTGGAAGTATTACGTAATTTTGGGAAGGAAGAGAATGTCTCTTCCATTCATTTGCTTTTTTGTAAAAAAGAAGAACAAGCGTTAAGTGGAAGGCTTGGATTTGCTCCAAGGCTTTCACACCAATACCATTGGTTTAACAAAGGATTCGATAATTTTGAAGAGTTTCTCGGAACACTTGTGAAAGAGAGGCGTAAGTCCATTCGCAGTGAACGAAAAAAAATTGGGGAATCTGGGCTTTCAATCGAAACAATCACGGGAAATTCCATAAGTGAATCCCATGCTGATTTGTTTTATGAATTTTACAGTGACACTCACAGTAAAAAATGGGGACAACCTTACCTCAATCGAAAGTTCTTTTTCAGAATGGTAGAAACCTTTCGCCATAGGCTTCTTTTGGTGCTTGCAAAAAAGCCAAATGGAGACCCCATTGGGGGGAGTTGGAATGTATACCGTGATGGATTTTTATTTGGTCGTTATTGGGGCGCGTTAGAATATGTTCCCAATTTGCACTTTGAATGTTGTTATTACCGATTGATCGATTTTGCAATTGAACATAAAATGGAACGAGTGGAAGCAGGCGCCCAAGGAGAACATAAATTTTTACGAGGTTATGAAACCGTTCCTATGTATAGCAGTCATTACATTTACAATGAACAAGGTAGAAGTGCAATTGAAGCCTACTTAGAAAAAGAAATTTTGATGGAACAAGAGAATATTGCCGCATACAACGCACATTCTCCGATCAAATCACTTCGGGAGGGATGA